The following nucleotide sequence is from Achromobacter spanius.
GCCAGCACGCGGCCCACCGGCTTGGGCAGGTAGCGGTACAGGAAGTCCACCTGAATGTGGCGGCAGGTTCGCACGCACATGGCGGCGCCCAGGAACACCACGCCAATCAGGCAATACACGGCCAGTTCCTCGGTCCAGGCAAAGGAGTCATTCAGCACGTAGCGCGAGAAAAACTGCAAAAAAACCAGCAAGGACATCACCCAGAATATGCCCAGGCAAATCCAGTCTTCAGGCTGGTAGCCGCTAAGGTCTACCTTGTGCTGGTCGGCCTCTTCGAAACTGTGGACGATCTCGTCGACGCTGGTCTGGTGTGGGCCAGGTGACGGGTTGGTGTGGCCGGGTGCCGACG
It contains:
- a CDS encoding TRAP transporter small permease, which produces MHSNAKAAPMAAVSHRPGPASAPGHTNPSPGPHQTSVDEIVHSFEEADQHKVDLSGYQPEDWICLGIFWVMSLLVFLQFFSRYVLNDSFAWTEELAVYCLIGVVFLGAAMCVRTCRHIQVDFLYRYLPKPVGRVLATAIDILRTAFFGYAVWLTYRYIVLVGDEPMTTLFWNKAYVYWMALAGFAMMFLRSLQVSARNWRQGYSILENPAAYDAQD